From Thermomonas sp. XSG, one genomic window encodes:
- a CDS encoding MoxR family ATPase: MDNATPEGSRLHAVFRGLRDALAEEIVGQSALIERLLIALLADGHLLVEGAPGLAKTTAIRALASRLEADFARVQFTPDLLPADLTGTEVWRPQDGRFEFQPGPIFHSILLADEINRAPAKVQSALLEAMGERQVTVGRATYPLPSLFLVMATQNPIEQEGTFPLPEAQLDRFLMHVRIGYPQADAETEILRLARDRARDALRPATAPASRIAQADVFAARRAVLDLHMAPPLERYLVELVLASRDPARYDAALGRRIAWGASPRGSIALERCARARAWLDGRDYVTPDDVRAVAPDVLRHRVLPSFEATAEGWDGERLVGELLRLVPLP, translated from the coding sequence ATGGACAACGCCACACCCGAAGGCTCACGCCTGCACGCCGTCTTCCGCGGCCTGCGAGACGCGCTTGCGGAGGAAATCGTCGGCCAATCCGCGCTGATCGAACGCCTGCTCATCGCCCTGCTGGCGGATGGCCACCTGCTGGTGGAGGGCGCGCCGGGGCTGGCCAAGACCACCGCGATCCGCGCGCTGGCATCGCGGCTGGAGGCGGACTTCGCGCGCGTGCAGTTCACTCCCGACCTGTTGCCGGCCGACCTGACCGGCACCGAGGTGTGGCGGCCGCAGGATGGACGTTTCGAATTCCAGCCCGGGCCGATCTTCCATTCCATCCTGCTGGCCGACGAGATCAACCGCGCGCCGGCCAAGGTGCAGTCGGCGCTGCTGGAGGCGATGGGCGAGCGGCAGGTGACGGTGGGCCGGGCGACCTATCCGCTGCCATCGCTGTTCCTGGTGATGGCCACGCAGAACCCGATCGAGCAGGAGGGCACGTTCCCGTTGCCGGAAGCGCAGCTGGACCGGTTCCTGATGCATGTGCGGATCGGCTATCCGCAGGCCGATGCCGAAACCGAGATCCTGCGGCTGGCGCGGGACCGCGCCCGCGATGCGCTGCGTCCTGCCACCGCGCCGGCATCGCGCATCGCGCAGGCCGACGTGTTTGCCGCCCGTCGCGCCGTGCTCGACCTGCACATGGCGCCGCCGCTGGAGCGCTATCTGGTCGAGCTGGTATTGGCATCGCGCGACCCCGCCCGCTACGACGCCGCGCTGGGCAGGCGCATTGCTTGGGGCGCAAGTCCGCGCGGGTCGATCGCGCTGGAGCGCTGCGCGCGGGCCCGGGCGTGGCTGGACGGACGCGACTACGTCACCCCCGATGACGTGCGTGCGGTCGCACCCGACGTGCTGCGCCACCGCGTGCTGCCCAGCTTCGAGGCCACCGCCGAGGGCTGGGATGGCGAGCGGCTGGTGGGCGAGCTGCTGCGGCTGGTGCCGCTGCCGTAA
- a CDS encoding VWA domain-containing protein, with protein MTALRELVGIDGFAWPWLLLAVVVPWLLQLLPPLRTGDGEAALRVPWRRLREVAEGGDGRPQARGFPWLRWLAWCLLCVAAARPQQLGPPVAPPQAGRELMLAVDLSASMGEEDMELGGRIVDRLTAAKAVLADFLDRRAGDRVGLIVFGDLAYALTPLTPDRESVRQQLDGTVVGLAGRATALGDAIALATKRLRQRDADASTRDRVLILLTDGVNTAGLLEPERAAQIARDADVRIHAIAFGGAGAAVSVFGFQLPLGGGDEVDEAGLAKIAQLTGGRFFRARAVDELAGIYAEIDRLEPVQRAGQVVRPRIERYPLPLGLALGLGALVLLARRRAA; from the coding sequence ATGACGGCGCTGCGCGAACTGGTGGGGATCGACGGCTTCGCCTGGCCGTGGCTGCTGCTGGCAGTGGTAGTGCCGTGGCTGCTGCAGCTGCTGCCGCCATTGCGCACCGGTGACGGCGAGGCCGCGCTGCGGGTGCCGTGGCGGCGCCTGCGTGAAGTGGCCGAAGGCGGCGATGGCCGGCCGCAGGCGCGCGGGTTCCCGTGGCTGCGGTGGCTGGCCTGGTGCCTGCTGTGCGTGGCAGCCGCGCGCCCGCAGCAGCTGGGCCCGCCGGTGGCGCCGCCGCAGGCCGGCCGCGAACTGATGCTGGCGGTGGACCTGTCGGCCAGCATGGGCGAGGAGGACATGGAGCTGGGTGGCCGCATCGTCGATCGCCTCACCGCCGCGAAGGCGGTACTGGCCGATTTCCTTGATCGCCGCGCCGGCGACCGCGTCGGCCTGATCGTGTTCGGCGACCTAGCCTATGCGCTGACCCCGCTGACGCCGGACCGCGAGAGCGTGCGCCAGCAGCTCGATGGCACCGTGGTCGGCTTGGCCGGTCGGGCCACCGCATTGGGCGATGCGATCGCACTGGCCACCAAGCGTTTGCGGCAGCGCGATGCGGACGCGTCGACGCGCGATCGCGTGCTGATCCTGTTGACCGACGGGGTCAATACCGCCGGCTTGCTGGAACCCGAGCGCGCCGCGCAGATCGCCCGCGACGCCGATGTGCGCATCCATGCCATCGCGTTCGGCGGCGCCGGCGCCGCGGTGTCAGTGTTCGGCTTCCAGCTGCCGCTGGGCGGTGGCGATGAAGTCGACGAAGCCGGTCTGGCAAAGATCGCCCAACTGACCGGCGGCCGCTTCTTTCGCGCCCGCGCGGTGGACGAGCTGGCCGGCATCTATGCCGAGATCGACCGGCTGGAGCCGGTACAGCGGGCCGGTCAGGTAGTGCGACCGCGCATCGAACGCTATCCGCTGCCGCTGGGGTTGGCGTTGGGCCTTGGCGCGCTGGTGCTGCTGGCGCGGAGGCGCGCTGCATGA
- a CDS encoding dicarboxylate/amino acid:cation symporter, which translates to MAKAATGKLQLHWKMLIGFIAGLSLGLVAHYASGADAGWVQWLTANITQPAGTLFLRLIFMLIIPLLFSALIMGVAEMGDVRSLGRVGWKTLGYTVIASGLAVVLGLVLVNWLQPGAGIDRAAADAMLAQGADRAQAIVGGVGTQAKGVDLLLGIVPDNVVKAAAENTILAVMFFALMLGIGLVLTRSKATEVLLQGIQGLFEVSMTLIGLVIRLAPYAVFCFMFNLAALFGWDLLRSLGAYVGVVVLALALHMLVVYSLMLKFLGGWSPLKFFRGSQEAMVMAFSTASSNATLPVALQVAEEKLRLPRKVSRFVLTVGATANQNGTALFEGVTVLFLAQFFGVDLSLQQQVTVMFVCILGGIGTAGVPAGSLPVVALICGMVGVPPEGIGLILGVDRFLDMCRTTLNVTGDLMLAAVVSKGEAEEIPANPMD; encoded by the coding sequence ATGGCGAAAGCGGCGACCGGCAAACTGCAGCTGCACTGGAAGATGCTGATCGGCTTCATCGCCGGCCTGTCGCTGGGGCTGGTGGCGCACTACGCTTCCGGGGCGGATGCGGGCTGGGTGCAGTGGTTGACCGCCAACATCACCCAGCCGGCAGGCACGCTGTTCCTGCGGCTGATCTTCATGCTGATCATCCCGCTGCTGTTCTCGGCGCTGATCATGGGCGTTGCCGAAATGGGCGACGTGCGCTCACTGGGGCGGGTGGGTTGGAAGACGCTGGGCTACACCGTGATCGCGTCCGGCCTGGCGGTGGTGCTGGGGCTGGTGCTGGTCAATTGGCTGCAGCCGGGCGCCGGCATCGACCGCGCGGCGGCGGACGCGATGCTGGCGCAGGGCGCCGACCGCGCGCAGGCCATCGTCGGCGGCGTGGGCACGCAGGCGAAGGGCGTGGACCTGCTGCTGGGCATCGTCCCGGACAACGTGGTCAAGGCCGCTGCGGAAAACACGATCCTCGCGGTGATGTTCTTCGCGCTGATGCTGGGCATCGGCCTGGTGCTGACCCGCAGCAAGGCCACCGAGGTGCTGCTGCAGGGCATCCAGGGCCTGTTCGAAGTGTCGATGACCCTGATCGGACTGGTCATCCGGCTGGCGCCGTACGCGGTGTTCTGCTTCATGTTCAACCTGGCCGCGCTGTTCGGCTGGGACCTGCTGCGCTCGCTCGGCGCCTATGTCGGCGTGGTGGTGCTGGCGCTGGCGCTGCACATGTTGGTGGTGTATTCGCTGATGCTGAAGTTCCTCGGCGGCTGGTCGCCGTTGAAGTTCTTCCGCGGCTCGCAGGAAGCGATGGTGATGGCGTTCTCCACCGCCTCCAGCAATGCCACCCTGCCGGTGGCGCTGCAGGTGGCGGAAGAGAAGCTGCGCCTGCCGCGCAAGGTGTCGCGCTTCGTCCTGACCGTGGGCGCCACCGCCAACCAGAACGGCACCGCGCTGTTCGAAGGCGTGACGGTGCTGTTCCTGGCGCAGTTCTTCGGCGTCGACCTCAGCCTGCAGCAGCAGGTGACGGTGATGTTCGTCTGCATCCTCGGCGGTATCGGCACCGCCGGCGTGCCGGCCGGCTCGCTGCCGGTGGTGGCGCTGATCTGCGGGATGGTGGGCGTGCCGCCGGAAGGCATCGGCCTGATCCTCGGCGTGGATCGCTTCCTCGACATGTGTCGCACCACCCTGAACGTCACCGGCGACCTGATGCTGGCGGCGGTGGTGTCGAAGGGCGAGGCCGAGGAAATCCCCGCCAATCCGATGGATTGA
- a CDS encoding BatD family protein encodes MIRLIARALPFLLALVALPASAQTRAWLDRAEITYGETVALNISTDQPVAEIDYAPLRAQFDIGGQSVRRSYALVNGQARRTSVFSVGLRPRAPGLASVPVLRVGNASTAPLRLVVLEPAVQQASADADVFVETSVDALQPYVQQAVGVTVRLNYAVPLLSGQLELDPPARASLQRVGEDITYERLLGGRRYSVVERRFLLIPERSGPLLLAGARLNGITGGGFSGPMFDDDRRPLSAAAPDTRLQVRPIPDNAPQPWLPLRQLALRYLQAPTQAFAGQAAAIELELVADGATAAQVPVLELGAVADAQVFADPPRVEEQFVDGRPRTTVRRRFSLVPSKPGLLPLPGPRIRWWDAGSGSARIATLPPLQLQVAAGAHAAGAEAPPTRAEEGATVEAPKDATSRPAGASPHSLDWKRALAWLLPLLLLLGALAALAVNAARRRRARIPAGTSPPSRGPAVAPPPSLDAALRSGDFGDIRRALAAQAGLQRDDFDTLLARLDDGTQVEALRRMQAARWGGGDLHAALQALRAAFAGGAHWRPTKQGAQSLLPPLYPD; translated from the coding sequence ATGATCCGGCTGATCGCCCGCGCGCTGCCGTTCCTGCTGGCACTGGTTGCGCTGCCGGCGTCCGCGCAGACGCGGGCGTGGCTGGATCGCGCTGAAATCACCTATGGCGAAACCGTGGCGCTGAACATCAGCACCGACCAGCCGGTGGCGGAGATCGACTACGCCCCGCTGCGGGCGCAGTTCGACATCGGCGGGCAGAGCGTGCGTCGCAGCTATGCGCTGGTGAACGGGCAGGCGCGGCGCACGTCGGTGTTCTCGGTCGGCCTGCGTCCGCGCGCGCCTGGCCTGGCCAGCGTGCCGGTACTGCGGGTCGGCAACGCCAGCACCGCGCCGTTGCGGCTGGTGGTGCTGGAGCCTGCGGTGCAGCAGGCCAGCGCGGATGCCGACGTGTTCGTGGAAACCAGCGTCGATGCGCTGCAGCCCTATGTGCAGCAGGCGGTGGGCGTGACCGTGCGGCTGAACTACGCGGTTCCGCTGCTGTCCGGCCAGCTGGAGCTGGATCCGCCGGCGCGCGCCAGCCTGCAGCGGGTGGGCGAGGACATCACCTACGAGCGGTTGCTGGGCGGGCGCCGCTACAGCGTGGTGGAGCGGCGCTTCCTGCTGATTCCCGAACGCAGCGGTCCGCTGTTACTGGCCGGCGCGCGTCTGAACGGCATCACCGGCGGCGGCTTCAGTGGCCCGATGTTCGATGACGACCGCCGGCCGCTGTCGGCGGCGGCACCGGACACCCGGCTGCAGGTGCGGCCGATCCCCGACAATGCGCCGCAGCCGTGGCTGCCGCTGCGCCAGCTGGCGCTGCGCTACCTGCAGGCGCCGACGCAGGCGTTCGCCGGGCAGGCGGCAGCGATCGAACTGGAGCTGGTGGCCGATGGCGCCACCGCGGCGCAGGTGCCGGTGTTGGAGCTTGGTGCCGTAGCGGATGCGCAGGTGTTCGCGGACCCGCCGCGGGTGGAGGAGCAGTTCGTCGACGGCCGTCCGCGCACCACCGTGCGGCGGCGGTTTTCGCTGGTGCCGTCAAAGCCGGGCCTGTTGCCGCTGCCGGGGCCACGGATCCGCTGGTGGGATGCCGGGAGCGGCAGCGCGCGCATCGCCACGCTGCCGCCGCTGCAGCTGCAGGTGGCAGCTGGGGCGCACGCCGCCGGCGCGGAAGCGCCGCCCACGCGTGCCGAGGAGGGGGCGACCGTGGAGGCGCCGAAGGATGCGACATCGCGTCCGGCAGGCGCGTCGCCACATTCGCTGGATTGGAAGCGGGCTCTGGCCTGGTTGCTGCCGCTGCTGTTGCTGCTGGGGGCGCTTGCGGCGCTTGCGGTGAATGCCGCCCGGCGTCGGCGTGCGCGCATCCCTGCAGGCACTTCGCCTCCATCCCGTGGCCCAGCCGTCGCGCCGCCGCCGTCACTCGATGCCGCGCTGCGCTCGGGCGACTTCGGCGACATCCGCCGCGCACTGGCGGCGCAGGCCGGGTTGCAGCGGGACGATTTCGACACGCTGCTGGCGCGGCTGGACGATGGGACCCAGGTGGAAGCGTTGCGGCGGATGCAGGCAGCGCGCTGGGGCGGCGGCGACCTGCACGCCGCACTGCAGGCTTTGCGCGCCGCGTTTGCGGGCGGCGCACACTGGCGGCCGACGAAGCAGGGCGCGCAATCCCTGCTCCCGCCGCTGTATCCGGACTGA
- a CDS encoding VWA domain-containing protein — MSGIWTALAQLHFLRPWWLLALLLVPLLAWRLRARARQRSGWRQAVDAHLLPHLLEPGAPATGRAWARRLAVLGLVLALLALAGPSFRKQAQPLWQSRQPLVVALDLSRAALARDLPPTRLAQARAKLASLLRERAGGQVALVVFADDAYTVAPLTDDAGNVALFLDALAPDVMPADGQRIDRAIAWSQRLLQQAGFPRGDILLLTDHADAATIAAAAKAAAAGYRVSALGLGTAQGGVFETPGGLAQARLDAPSLRALATSGGGGYRALAADDSDLRALGVLEPRQADGAAARGAAVAQWQDDGAWLLPLALICFLPLFRRGSVLVLLLAGALWLQPPPARAQDADVRTGTLWQRADQLAHARLQAGIAAYKAKDYPRAIEEFSGLTGADAQYNLGNALAQAGRYDEALAAYGRALRERPDMADASYNRAQVEAARRQQQQQQQQQQQQQQQQQQQQQQQGQKQQQNGQQSAEQPASPDGRQDQQPGQQGAQQSPGGQPRAPDAQADGREQAQADAAQRQRMQEALRKQQGQRGKPQGEASGPARETPAQRERRLANEAWLQRVPDDPGALLRARFQLEARRRREGGGP; from the coding sequence ATGAGCGGGATCTGGACTGCGTTGGCGCAACTGCATTTCCTGCGGCCGTGGTGGCTGCTGGCGCTGCTGCTGGTGCCGCTGCTGGCCTGGCGGCTGCGCGCCCGGGCGCGCCAACGCTCCGGATGGCGTCAGGCGGTGGATGCGCACCTGCTGCCTCACCTGCTGGAACCGGGTGCACCTGCGACGGGCCGCGCGTGGGCGCGGCGGTTGGCCGTGCTGGGGCTGGTGCTGGCACTGCTGGCGTTGGCCGGGCCCAGCTTCCGCAAGCAGGCGCAGCCGCTGTGGCAAAGCCGGCAGCCGCTGGTGGTGGCGCTGGATCTTTCCCGCGCCGCGCTTGCCCGCGACCTGCCGCCGACCCGCCTGGCGCAGGCGCGCGCCAAGCTGGCCAGCCTGCTGCGCGAGCGCGCTGGCGGGCAGGTCGCGCTGGTGGTGTTCGCCGACGACGCCTATACCGTCGCGCCACTCACCGATGATGCCGGCAACGTTGCCCTGTTCCTCGACGCGCTGGCGCCGGACGTGATGCCGGCCGACGGTCAGCGCATCGATCGCGCCATCGCCTGGTCGCAGCGCCTGCTGCAGCAGGCCGGCTTCCCGCGTGGCGACATCCTGCTGCTGACCGATCACGCGGATGCTGCCACCATCGCGGCGGCGGCCAAGGCCGCTGCAGCCGGCTATCGGGTGTCGGCGCTTGGACTGGGCACGGCGCAGGGCGGCGTGTTCGAGACCCCGGGCGGGCTGGCGCAGGCGCGGCTGGATGCGCCGTCGCTGCGCGCGCTGGCGACCAGCGGTGGTGGCGGCTACCGCGCGCTGGCGGCGGACGATTCGGACCTGCGCGCGCTGGGCGTGCTGGAGCCGCGGCAGGCGGATGGCGCCGCGGCGCGCGGCGCCGCTGTGGCGCAATGGCAGGACGATGGCGCATGGCTGCTGCCGTTGGCGCTGATCTGCTTCCTGCCGCTGTTCCGCCGCGGCAGCGTGCTGGTACTGCTGCTGGCCGGTGCACTGTGGCTGCAACCACCGCCGGCACGCGCGCAGGACGCGGATGTCCGCACCGGCACGCTCTGGCAGCGCGCCGACCAGCTTGCGCACGCACGGCTGCAGGCGGGGATCGCCGCCTACAAGGCCAAGGATTACCCGCGCGCCATCGAGGAATTTTCCGGCCTCACCGGCGCCGATGCCCAGTACAACCTCGGCAACGCGCTGGCCCAGGCCGGGCGCTACGACGAAGCGCTGGCGGCCTACGGGCGCGCGCTGCGTGAGCGGCCGGACATGGCCGATGCCAGTTACAACCGCGCGCAGGTGGAAGCAGCGCGCCGGCAGCAGCAACAGCAGCAACAGCAACAGCAGCAACAGCAACAGCAACAGCAACAGCAACAGCAACAGCAAGGTCAAAAGCAGCAGCAAAACGGACAGCAAAGCGCGGAGCAGCCCGCATCGCCCGACGGCCGGCAGGATCAGCAGCCCGGGCAGCAGGGCGCGCAGCAGTCGCCGGGTGGGCAGCCCCGGGCGCCCGACGCGCAGGCGGATGGACGCGAACAGGCGCAGGCCGACGCGGCGCAGCGCCAGCGCATGCAGGAGGCGCTGCGCAAGCAGCAGGGCCAGCGCGGCAAACCGCAGGGAGAAGCGTCGGGGCCGGCGCGGGAAACGCCGGCACAGCGCGAGCGCCGGTTGGCCAACGAGGCGTGGCTGCAGCGTGTGCCGGATGATCCCGGCGCGCTGCTGCGCGCCCGTTTCCAGCTGGAAGCGCGGCGCCGGCGCGAAGGTGGCGGGCCATGA
- a CDS encoding DUF4381 domain-containing protein, translated as MQSAPTLQLKDVHPGIAPDWWPPAPGWWLLLGIVLLLALWLGRWWLRRQRHRRELARYFDEAVARAASPPAQVAAMSELLRRAARRIDPQADRLQGDAWLAFLDAGLKPPAFLHGPGALLVDGAFRPAVDPAAVEALRVVARRRYLRWMHRA; from the coding sequence CTGCAATCCGCGCCGACGCTGCAGCTGAAGGACGTGCATCCGGGCATCGCGCCGGACTGGTGGCCGCCTGCGCCTGGCTGGTGGCTGTTGCTCGGCATCGTGCTGTTGCTCGCGCTCTGGCTGGGGCGTTGGTGGCTGCGCCGGCAGCGTCATCGCCGTGAACTCGCCCGCTATTTCGATGAGGCGGTGGCGCGGGCGGCATCGCCGCCGGCGCAGGTCGCGGCGATGTCCGAGTTGCTGCGACGCGCAGCGAGGCGCATCGATCCACAGGCGGATCGCCTGCAGGGCGATGCGTGGCTGGCCTTTCTCGACGCCGGGCTGAAGCCGCCTGCATTCCTGCATGGGCCGGGCGCGCTGCTGGTGGATGGCGCGTTCCGGCCCGCCGTCGATCCGGCTGCGGTGGAAGCGCTGCGCGTGGTCGCACGTCGGCGTTACCTGCGGTGGATGCATCGCGCATGA
- a CDS encoding DUF58 domain-containing protein, translating into MAQTPLSGEQPTIGSSVGDGVVPSLAELVALRALAQGRRPPRRGQHGIQGHALSNLRGRGMEYAESREYAAGDDARHIDWRLTARSGKAHTKLFQAERERLTLVVADTAPALYFGTRVRFKSVQAARVGALAAWLAARDGDRIAALRGASQEAPVAPASGQRGALRVLDALVRWYARPPEDDAGLAKALEHARRLLRPGSRVIMLADPASVLAVPTPLWAGVGQHHDAVVLLLTDPLERRPPVARLPFSLGGERLELALDAAAVRQRWQQAFDAPMQAAQALLQRQRIRAQPLSSDDPADAWLALLDGPARRTG; encoded by the coding sequence ATGGCCCAGACACCGCTATCCGGAGAACAACCGACCATCGGGTCATCGGTGGGCGACGGCGTGGTGCCCAGCCTCGCCGAGCTGGTGGCGCTGCGCGCGCTGGCGCAGGGCCGGCGGCCTCCCCGGCGCGGCCAGCACGGCATACAGGGGCACGCGCTGTCCAACCTGCGCGGGCGTGGGATGGAATACGCGGAGTCGCGTGAATACGCGGCCGGCGACGACGCCCGCCACATCGACTGGCGGCTGACCGCGCGCAGCGGCAAGGCCCATACCAAGCTGTTCCAGGCCGAACGCGAGCGGCTCACGCTGGTGGTGGCGGATACCGCGCCGGCGTTGTACTTCGGCACGCGGGTGCGCTTCAAGTCGGTGCAGGCGGCACGCGTCGGTGCGCTTGCCGCATGGCTGGCCGCGCGCGATGGCGACCGCATCGCCGCGTTGCGCGGCGCATCGCAGGAAGCGCCGGTGGCGCCGGCTTCCGGCCAGCGCGGCGCACTGCGCGTGCTGGATGCGCTGGTGCGCTGGTATGCGCGGCCGCCGGAGGACGATGCCGGGCTGGCGAAAGCGCTCGAGCACGCGCGTCGCCTGCTGCGGCCGGGTTCGCGGGTGATCATGCTGGCCGACCCGGCCAGCGTGCTGGCGGTGCCTACTCCGCTGTGGGCGGGCGTCGGCCAGCATCACGACGCCGTGGTGCTGTTGCTCACCGACCCGCTGGAACGGCGTCCGCCGGTGGCGCGCCTGCCGTTTTCGCTGGGCGGCGAACGCCTGGAGCTGGCGTTGGATGCGGCCGCGGTCCGGCAGCGCTGGCAACAGGCCTTCGACGCGCCGATGCAGGCCGCGCAGGCGCTGCTGCAACGCCAGCGCATCCGCGCCCAGCCGCTGTCCAGCGATGATCCCGCCGATGCGTGGCTGGCGCTGCTGGATGGCCCGGCGAGGAGGACGGGGTGA
- a CDS encoding DUF2946 family protein codes for MILRSRHFRHWMARLALAAILLVSLMPTVSRWLESNAQRLPDMVLAMCTSDGMAFTKTSLLADSGGTPAPMPAGGMPDEYCGYCPLLSALAPVLLALALFLPPLRRRLLPASTLPTPHAPPLLRGLGARGPPILL; via the coding sequence ATGATCCTGCGTTCCCGCCATTTCCGGCACTGGATGGCCCGCCTTGCACTGGCGGCCATCCTGCTGGTGTCGCTGATGCCGACCGTCAGCCGTTGGCTGGAAAGCAACGCGCAGCGGCTGCCGGACATGGTGCTGGCGATGTGCACCAGTGACGGCATGGCGTTTACGAAGACGAGCCTGCTGGCCGACAGCGGCGGCACGCCGGCGCCGATGCCGGCCGGCGGCATGCCCGACGAATACTGCGGTTACTGCCCGCTGCTGTCCGCGCTGGCGCCGGTGTTGCTGGCGCTGGCGTTGTTCCTGCCGCCGCTGCGCCGTCGCCTGCTGCCGGCGTCGACATTGCCCACCCCGCATGCGCCACCGCTGCTGCGCGGCCTGGGCGCGCGAGGGCCACCGATCCTGCTCTGA
- the tkt gene encoding transketolase — protein MTAPSRRDLANAIRFLAIDAVQAANSGHPGMPMGMADIAEVVWNDYLKCNPANPGWADRDRFVLSNGHGSMLQYALLHLAGYDLPIDELKRFRQLGSRTPGHPENHVTPGVETTTGPLGQGLANAVGFALAEKLLAQRFNRDGHAIVDHRTWVFLGDGCLMEGISHEAASLAGTWGLGKLVAFWDDNQISIDGNTDGWFTDDTPKRFEAYGWNVIRGVDGHDAVEIKTAIETALKSSDKPTLICCRTTIGFGSPAKAGKESSHGAPLGKDEVQATREALGWPHAPFEIPQDIYAGWRGRDRAATEADWNTRFAAYKAAHPEAAAEFERRLSGALPAGFEAAADAFIARLQQDGPVIASRKASQNAIEAFAPLLPELVGGSADLAHSNLTLWKGSKSVAGNDPDANYVYYGVREFGMTAIGNGLALHGGFIPYDATFLVFSDYARNAVRMSALMDVRAIHVYTHDSIGLGEDGPTHQPVEHMASLRQIPNNDVWRPCDAVESAVAWKAAIARANGPSCLVFSRQNLPHQARTDAQLADIARGGYVLKDSVGAPELILIATGSEVGLAMQAAEKLGDKVRVVSMPSTDVFERQDAAYREAVLPKACRKRVAVEAGVTGFWRQYVGLDGAVVGIDSFGASAPADALFPHFGITVERLIEVSNAL, from the coding sequence ATGACTGCGCCCAGCCGCCGCGACCTCGCCAACGCCATTCGTTTCCTCGCCATCGACGCGGTGCAGGCCGCCAACTCCGGCCACCCGGGCATGCCGATGGGCATGGCCGACATCGCCGAAGTGGTCTGGAACGACTACCTGAAGTGCAACCCGGCCAACCCGGGCTGGGCCGACCGCGACCGCTTCGTGCTGTCCAACGGCCACGGTTCGATGCTGCAGTACGCGCTGCTGCACCTGGCTGGCTATGACCTGCCGATCGACGAGCTGAAGCGCTTCCGCCAGCTGGGCAGCCGCACCCCGGGCCACCCGGAGAACCACGTCACTCCCGGTGTCGAGACCACCACCGGCCCGCTGGGCCAGGGCCTGGCCAACGCGGTCGGCTTCGCGCTGGCGGAGAAGCTGCTGGCGCAGCGCTTCAACCGCGACGGCCACGCCATCGTCGACCACCGCACCTGGGTGTTCCTGGGCGACGGCTGCCTGATGGAAGGCATCAGCCACGAGGCCGCCTCGCTGGCCGGCACCTGGGGCCTGGGCAAGCTGGTCGCGTTCTGGGACGACAACCAAATCAGTATCGACGGCAATACCGACGGCTGGTTCACCGACGACACGCCGAAGCGTTTCGAGGCCTATGGCTGGAACGTGATCCGCGGCGTCGACGGGCATGACGCGGTGGAGATCAAGACCGCGATCGAGACCGCGCTGAAGTCGTCGGACAAGCCGACCCTGATCTGCTGCCGCACCACGATTGGTTTTGGCTCGCCCGCGAAGGCAGGCAAGGAATCCAGCCACGGCGCACCGCTGGGCAAGGACGAAGTGCAGGCCACCCGCGAAGCGCTGGGCTGGCCGCATGCGCCGTTCGAGATTCCGCAGGACATCTACGCCGGCTGGCGCGGTCGCGACCGCGCCGCCACTGAAGCCGATTGGAACACCCGTTTCGCCGCCTACAAGGCCGCGCATCCGGAAGCCGCCGCCGAGTTCGAGCGCCGCCTGTCCGGTGCGCTGCCGGCCGGTTTCGAGGCCGCGGCCGATGCCTTCATTGCACGGCTGCAGCAGGACGGCCCGGTGATCGCCAGCCGCAAGGCCTCGCAGAACGCCATCGAAGCGTTCGCGCCGCTGCTGCCGGAGCTGGTGGGCGGCTCGGCCGACCTCGCCCATTCCAACCTGACCCTGTGGAAGGGCAGCAAGTCGGTGGCCGGCAACGACCCGGACGCCAACTACGTGTACTACGGCGTGCGCGAGTTCGGCATGACCGCCATCGGCAACGGCCTGGCCCTGCACGGCGGCTTCATTCCCTACGACGCCACCTTCCTGGTGTTCAGCGACTACGCCCGCAACGCGGTGCGCATGAGTGCGCTGATGGACGTGCGCGCGATCCACGTCTACACCCACGACTCCATCGGCCTGGGCGAGGACGGCCCCACCCACCAGCCGGTGGAACACATGGCCTCGCTGCGCCAGATCCCCAACAACGACGTCTGGCGTCCCTGCGACGCGGTGGAATCGGCGGTGGCTTGGAAGGCGGCCATCGCCCGCGCCAATGGGCCGTCCTGCCTGGTGTTCAGCCGCCAGAACCTGCCGCACCAGGCGCGCACTGACGCGCAGCTGGCCGACATCGCCCGCGGCGGCTACGTGCTGAAGGACAGCGTGGGCGCGCCGGAGCTCATCCTGATCGCCACCGGCAGCGAGGTCGGGCTGGCCATGCAGGCGGCGGAGAAGCTGGGCGACAAGGTGCGCGTGGTGTCAATGCCGTCCACCGACGTGTTCGAGCGCCAGGATGCGGCCTATCGCGAGGCGGTGCTGCCGAAGGCCTGTCGCAAGCGGGTGGCGGTGGAGGCCGGCGTGACCGGTTTCTGGCGCCAGTACGTGGGCCTGGACGGCGCGGTGGTGGGCATCGACAGCTTCGGCGCCAGCGCCCCGGCCGATGCGCTGTTCCCGCACTTCGGGATTACCGTCGAACGTTTGATCGAAGTCAGCAACGCGCTCTGA